Proteins found in one Taeniopygia guttata chromosome 27, bTaeGut7.mat, whole genome shotgun sequence genomic segment:
- the NGFR gene encoding tumor necrosis factor receptor superfamily member 16: MAGLLPLLLLLLPPGPAGSSKDDCFSKLFTASGECCRLCNVGEGVVQPCGVNQTVCEPCLDSVTFSDTASATEPCKPCTRCEGLQSMSAPCVETDDAVCRCAYGYFQHEASGSCRECRVCEAGFGLMFPCKDSQDTVCEECPEGTFSSEANFVDPCLPCTTCEENEVLVRECTPVADAECRGLHPRWTTHAPAPAASESPGTVTGEPPGTEGVAGTAAGTATTVMGSSRPVVTHGSSDNLIPVYCSILAAVVVGLVAYIAFKRWNSCKQNKPGANNRPVNQTPSPEGEKLHSDSGISVDSQSLHDQQPPGQGGQGPAPKADGSPYSALPASKQEEVEKLLGSSAEETWRQLAGELGYKEELIASFGREESPARALLQHWGRRDSATLESLLAALRRAQRGDIADSLASESTATSPV; encoded by the exons ATGGCCGGGCtcctgccgctgctgctgctcctgctgccgccG ggCCCCGCCGGCTCCTCCAAGGACGATTGTTTCTCCAAGCTCTTCACGGCCAGCGGGGAGTGCTGCCGCCTCTGCAACGTGGGCGAGGGCGTGGTGCAGCCCTGCGGGGTGAACCAGACGGTCTGCGAGCCCTGCCTGGACA GCGTCACCTTCTCGGACACGGCGTCGGCCACGGAGCCGTGCAAGCCGTGCACGCGGTGCGAGGGGCTGCAGAGCATGTCGGCGCCCTGCGTGGAGACCGACGACGCCGTCTGCCGCTGCGCCTACGGCTACTTCCAGCACGAGGCCAGCGGGAGCTGCCGCGAGTGCCGCGTCTGCGAGGCGGGCTTCGGCCTGATGTTCCCCTGCAAGGACTCGCAGGACACCGTGTGCGAGGAGTGTCCCGAGGGCACCTTCTCCAGCGAGGCCAACTTCGTGgacccctgcctgccctgcaccACCTGCGAGGAGAACGAGGTGCTGGTGCGGGAGTGCACGCCCGTGGCCGACGCCGAGTGCCGCG ggctgcacccCCGCTGGACCACGCacgccccggccccggcggcctCTGAGAGCCCCGGGACGGTCACCGGGGAGCCACCGGGCACCGAGGGGGTGGCCGGCACTGCCGCGGGCACGGCCACCACCGTCATGGGCAGCTCGCGGCCCGTGGTGACCCACGGCTCCAGCGACAACCTCATCCCCGTCTACTGCTCCATCCTGGCCGCCGTGGTGGTGGGGCTGGTGGCCTACATCGCCTTCAAGAG GTGGAACAGCTGCAAGCAGAACAAACCGGGGGCCAACAACCGCCCCGTGAACCAAACGCCGTCCCCCGAGGGGGAGAAGCTGCACAGCGACAGCGGCATCAGCGTGGACAGCCAGAGCCTGCACGACCAGCAGCcccccgggcagggcgggcaggGGCCAG CCCCCAAGGCGGACGGGAGCCCGTACTCGGCGCTGCCGGCCAGCaagcaggaggaggtggagaagctgctgggcAGCTCGGCCGAGGAGACGTGGCGGCAGCTGGCGGGCGAGCTGGGCTACAAGGAGGAGCTGATCGCCTCGTTCGGCCGCGAGGAGAGCCCGGCCCGCgccctcctgcagcactggggccGCCGCGACTCGGCCACGCTGGAGTCGCTGCTGGCCGCCCTGCGCCGGGCCCAGCGCGGCGACATCGCCGACAGCCTGGCCAGCGAGTCCACCGCCACCTCCCCGGTGTGA